Proteins from a genomic interval of Nocardia sp. BMG51109:
- the glpR gene encoding gephyrin-like molybdotransferase receptor GlpR: MPNSILWIGLVVLWVFVLFPMLADRHPRIRRTTDAALATRVLHRGGTKRRMKKGPAAGHDSDPDWVPTRVQRKLSHGDDAEDRMTTSADETVTEHDDETARDPAESMAAEAGSEVLGADIEDAEIEGAGAEDAEWDDADERGESDEDGTTPDPAEAAADDGESREYDPADGESGGSLDDAAGAARYDGVAGHDGAAGYDGVAGHDDAAGYDGVAGHDGAAGHERAADVDEGAAERSAPAMTVRIPPAPSAADPAHLPEPVEFDSDAADYVSQRRGRGGYDPESDAAARRIRYRFRQRTALGLALSALMFGAFAFAVAPMLWWGCALSVLVLATYLVYLRRQVRMEEEIRRRRAARLSRGDHRPESGAVSARPTRDERAALDRDAARVLRRRAVVLDVDDENADFDHLEPFDAAAARATRNRAAGGEIRRAAGE; this comes from the coding sequence ATGCCGAATTCGATCTTGTGGATCGGCCTGGTCGTGCTCTGGGTCTTCGTGCTGTTTCCGATGCTCGCCGACCGGCATCCGCGCATCCGGCGTACCACGGATGCCGCGCTGGCCACCCGGGTGTTGCACCGCGGCGGTACCAAGCGGCGGATGAAGAAGGGACCGGCCGCCGGGCACGACTCCGACCCGGACTGGGTGCCGACCCGTGTGCAGAGAAAGCTTTCCCACGGCGATGATGCGGAGGATCGGATGACGACATCTGCCGATGAAACCGTCACCGAGCACGACGACGAGACCGCCCGCGACCCCGCCGAGTCGATGGCGGCCGAGGCCGGGAGCGAGGTCCTCGGCGCCGACATCGAGGATGCCGAGATCGAGGGCGCCGGGGCCGAGGATGCCGAGTGGGACGACGCCGACGAGCGCGGCGAGAGCGACGAGGACGGCACCACACCCGACCCCGCCGAGGCCGCGGCCGACGACGGCGAGTCCCGCGAATACGACCCGGCCGACGGCGAGTCCGGCGGATCGCTCGACGACGCGGCCGGTGCCGCCCGATACGACGGTGTGGCTGGACATGACGGTGCCGCTGGATACGACGGTGTCGCCGGACATGACGATGCCGCTGGATACGACGGTGTCGCCGGACATGACGGTGCCGCCGGACATGAGCGCGCCGCCGACGTCGACGAGGGTGCCGCGGAGCGGTCCGCTCCGGCAATGACGGTCCGGATACCACCCGCCCCGTCGGCGGCCGATCCGGCACACCTGCCCGAACCGGTCGAATTTGATTCCGACGCCGCGGATTACGTCTCGCAGCGCCGCGGTCGCGGCGGCTACGACCCGGAGTCCGATGCGGCGGCCCGCCGGATTCGCTACCGATTCCGGCAGCGCACCGCGCTCGGGCTGGCACTGAGCGCCTTGATGTTCGGCGCGTTCGCCTTCGCGGTAGCGCCGATGCTGTGGTGGGGGTGTGCACTGTCGGTGCTGGTGCTCGCTACCTACCTCGTCTACCTGCGGCGTCAGGTCCGGATGGAGGAGGAGATCCGGCGGCGCCGGGCGGCCCGGCTGTCGCGCGGCGACCACCGGCCGGAGTCCGGTGCGGTGTCGGCCCGTCCGACGCGCGACGAGCGCGCCGCCCTCGACCGCGATGCCGCGCGCGTGCTGCGCCGCCGCGCCGTGGTGCTGGACGTGGACGACGAGAACGCCGATTTCGACCACCTGGAGCCCTTCGACGCCGCGGCCGCCCGCGCCACCCGCAACCGCGCCGCGGGCGGCGAAATCCGCCGCGCCGCAGGGGAATAG
- a CDS encoding TetR/AcrR family transcriptional regulator, with amino-acid sequence MGARRAASTAEATDRRRELLDRLAEVIAEDGLEGVSIRALAARAHVSIGTVQYYFSTKNDLLRRVWEHVRDEAASRFLDSGVADQPPGDRLERLTDLLIAPDSGDILARVWLALAARAAHDPEIAALHRDQWQRTQDILAGTLADANPDRAADATDAAAELLALLDGLTIAVLTEPGRMPPARATRLARAWTGAWTGTP; translated from the coding sequence ATGGGCGCTAGGCGGGCGGCCTCGACGGCCGAGGCGACGGATCGTCGCCGCGAGCTGCTCGACCGGCTGGCCGAGGTGATCGCGGAGGACGGGCTGGAGGGCGTCAGCATTCGCGCCCTGGCCGCCCGCGCGCACGTATCCATCGGCACCGTCCAGTACTACTTCTCGACGAAGAACGATCTGCTGCGACGGGTCTGGGAGCACGTCCGGGACGAGGCGGCCAGCCGCTTCCTGGATTCCGGCGTCGCCGACCAGCCACCGGGCGATCGCCTCGAACGCCTCACCGATCTGCTCATCGCGCCGGATAGCGGCGACATCCTGGCGCGCGTGTGGCTGGCGCTGGCGGCGCGCGCCGCCCACGACCCGGAGATCGCCGCCCTGCACCGCGACCAGTGGCAGCGCACCCAGGACATCCTCGCCGGCACGCTCGCCGATGCCAATCCGGACCGCGCCGCCGATGCCACCGATGCCGCCGCCGAACTGCTCGCCCTGCTGGACGGTCTGACGATCGCGGTGCTCACCGAACCCGGCCGCATGCCGCCCGCCCGCGCCACCCGCCTGGCCCGCGCGTGGACCGGCGCGTGGACCGGCACTCCGTAG
- a CDS encoding aldose epimerase — MSDEELELVAGRARMAVDASTGRIARFRVGAADVLRTGARFGSFPMAPWCGRMRDGAFEWDGRTRQLPRNAEPHAIHGTVRDHRWNVVRRSESEVVLAQELRDPWPFAGRVVQSFALGEESAAFRMSVEAAAESFPAQAGWHPWFNRRLSVDGKPVELDFAAAWQEERGPDYLPDGNRIDPLPGPWDDCFGMPEGVRVTLTWPGAFELTVGSPLHWVVVYDRPAETVCVEPQSGPPNGLNTRPRAVTPEDPLIAEMTWRWRALD, encoded by the coding sequence GTGTCGGACGAGGAGCTGGAGCTGGTCGCGGGGCGGGCGCGGATGGCGGTGGATGCGAGCACGGGGCGGATCGCGAGGTTCCGGGTCGGCGCGGCCGATGTCCTGCGCACCGGCGCCCGCTTCGGCAGCTTTCCGATGGCGCCGTGGTGTGGGCGGATGCGCGACGGCGCGTTCGAATGGGACGGCCGCACCCGGCAATTGCCGCGCAATGCCGAACCGCACGCCATTCACGGCACCGTGCGCGACCATCGGTGGAATGTGGTGCGTCGAAGCGAGTCGGAAGTCGTTCTCGCACAAGAACTCCGCGATCCCTGGCCGTTCGCGGGCCGGGTCGTGCAGTCGTTCGCGCTCGGCGAGGAATCGGCGGCGTTCCGGATGAGCGTCGAGGCGGCGGCCGAATCGTTTCCGGCGCAGGCCGGATGGCATCCGTGGTTCAACCGCCGGCTGAGCGTCGACGGGAAACCGGTCGAACTGGATTTCGCGGCGGCCTGGCAGGAGGAGCGCGGCCCCGACTACCTTCCCGACGGCAACCGTATCGACCCGCTGCCGGGGCCGTGGGACGACTGTTTCGGGATGCCCGAGGGGGTGCGCGTCACGCTCACCTGGCCGGGAGCGTTCGAGCTGACAGTCGGCAGCCCGCTGCACTGGGTGGTGGTCTACGACCGGCCCGCCGAGACGGTCTGTGTCGAGCCGCAGTCCGGGCCGCCCAACGGGCTGAACACCCGGCCGCGGGCGGTCACGCCGGAGGATCCGCTGATCGCCGAGATGACCTGGCGCTGGCGGGCGCTCGACTGA
- a CDS encoding AraC family transcriptional regulator, which produces MDSFGASLGVLPHSSVSVRMMVSVGQAHGLDETLLLAGTGIVPERLADDNVEIWPDQEFAVARNLLSRLGDRPGLGVQTARHATIGNGGMVGLAALVSPTIGDVLSITIRYQALVSVAARYALEDRGDEVAIVVDGDGVPEDVRAYFVEREVAFIFMAGELLDVEIPVLGVEMQISADRGDELSVITPFDRHPIAFECPRNLVILPRSFLDQPMPQSDSRTASALERQCREALRHLLDAGWRVTAKVRERLLSDPDRMPSMAEIAAELHITVRTLRRRLADEGTTFRGLLNNVREIKAAELLRTSATVEDVARRLGYAETANFTHAFTRWRGMSPRAYRQTILRK; this is translated from the coding sequence GTGGATTCGTTCGGTGCCTCGCTCGGCGTGCTACCCCACAGCAGCGTCAGTGTGCGGATGATGGTCAGTGTCGGTCAAGCGCACGGTCTCGACGAAACATTGTTATTGGCCGGCACCGGAATAGTGCCGGAGCGGCTCGCCGACGATAATGTGGAAATCTGGCCGGACCAGGAATTCGCGGTAGCCCGAAATCTGCTGTCGCGGCTCGGCGACCGTCCCGGACTGGGCGTGCAGACCGCCCGCCACGCCACCATCGGCAACGGCGGCATGGTGGGTCTCGCCGCCCTGGTCAGCCCGACGATCGGGGACGTTCTGTCGATCACCATCCGGTATCAGGCGCTGGTCTCGGTCGCGGCGCGGTACGCCCTGGAGGATCGCGGTGACGAGGTCGCCATCGTGGTCGACGGCGACGGGGTCCCCGAGGACGTGCGCGCCTACTTCGTCGAACGCGAGGTGGCGTTCATCTTCATGGCCGGCGAGTTGCTCGATGTCGAGATCCCGGTGCTCGGCGTCGAGATGCAGATCTCGGCCGACCGGGGTGACGAGCTGTCGGTCATCACGCCGTTCGATCGGCATCCGATCGCCTTCGAGTGTCCCCGCAACCTGGTGATCCTGCCCCGGTCGTTCCTGGATCAGCCGATGCCGCAATCGGATTCGCGCACCGCGTCGGCGCTCGAGCGGCAATGCCGGGAGGCGCTGCGGCATCTGCTGGACGCGGGCTGGCGAGTGACGGCAAAGGTGCGGGAACGGCTGCTGAGCGATCCCGATCGGATGCCGTCGATGGCCGAGATCGCCGCGGAGTTGCACATCACGGTGCGCACGCTGCGGCGCCGGCTGGCCGACGAGGGCACGACCTTCCGCGGCCTGCTCAACAACGTGCGCGAGATCAAGGCCGCGGAGTTGCTGCGCACGTCGGCGACCGTCGAGGATGTGGCGCGCCGCCTCGGCTACGCCGAGACCGCAAACTTCACGCATGCGTTCACTCGCTGGCGCGGCATGTCTCCGCGGGCGTACCGGCAAACGATTCTGCGTAAGTAG
- a CDS encoding FUSC family protein: MLPPTQQQTGHAVRAYRRMRGVLPLRGVLRLRPAADTWRRQAVSAVLAIGAPAVVLLAVGHLELAFYTGAGAMCALYAHGMPYAARARALAWLALGMVTGTGVALATAGLTDSAVVRVAVIGLLAGVFKVVCDATRIGPPGNVILTFIAATAAFLPTRPAELPWQLALVLLGGVLAWSVCLAPGLFRPHEPERRAVARALESTARALRVAGDDPAAGRARFEAAAAVQSAWQTLRLVRARTAAAAAELTGLSHLVVRAESLIAAERSEEAAVLDEWARALRAGRPVPSVDRVAAEEAEIRGLAAERAADRREGGWHRVARAFAPSSPLFPIGLRVMIGSAVAGWTSLALGVDRPYWAVVTAAAVYVANTALSWQRAVQRVLGNLGGVLLFTALVPIMGSPVVLVVIALACQVVVEATVARNYALATLFITPMALVMTEYAMRHPARELVTDRWLDTCVGAAVGMLVCFAVPNRRVSGRVDAALRDLETVTGGAEAVTGGAETGSGGIGFGSGGAEFGSGDSETGSGSSGFGSGRTEFGTTGSPGPGDRAARRERLATALVELRESADTAAGEWWSPALPQERIVAAERTGHRMLAELSARPTVAS; this comes from the coding sequence GTGCTTCCTCCGACCCAGCAACAGACCGGCCATGCCGTGCGCGCATACCGGAGGATGCGCGGTGTGCTGCCGCTGCGCGGTGTGCTGCGCCTGCGGCCCGCGGCCGACACCTGGCGCCGCCAGGCGGTGAGCGCCGTGCTCGCGATCGGTGCGCCGGCGGTGGTGCTGCTCGCCGTGGGCCACCTCGAGCTCGCCTTCTACACCGGTGCGGGTGCGATGTGTGCGCTGTACGCGCACGGCATGCCGTACGCGGCGCGGGCTCGCGCGCTGGCCTGGCTGGCGCTCGGCATGGTCACCGGAACCGGCGTCGCCCTGGCCACGGCGGGACTCACCGATTCCGCGGTCGTCCGGGTCGCGGTGATCGGTCTGCTGGCGGGGGTGTTCAAGGTGGTGTGCGATGCGACGCGGATCGGGCCGCCCGGCAACGTCATCCTCACCTTCATCGCCGCCACCGCCGCATTCCTGCCCACTCGTCCGGCCGAGTTGCCCTGGCAGCTGGCGCTCGTCCTGCTCGGCGGCGTGCTGGCCTGGTCGGTCTGCCTGGCGCCCGGCCTGTTCCGCCCGCACGAGCCCGAGCGGAGGGCGGTGGCCCGGGCGCTCGAGTCGACGGCGCGGGCGCTGCGGGTGGCGGGCGACGATCCGGCCGCCGGCCGGGCGCGGTTCGAGGCGGCCGCGGCCGTGCAGAGCGCCTGGCAGACCCTGCGCTTGGTGCGGGCACGGACCGCGGCGGCCGCGGCCGAACTCACCGGGCTGTCCCATCTGGTCGTGCGTGCCGAATCCCTCATCGCGGCAGAGCGTTCGGAGGAGGCAGCCGTGCTCGACGAGTGGGCCCGCGCGCTGCGCGCCGGGCGCCCGGTGCCGTCCGTGGACCGGGTGGCGGCGGAGGAGGCCGAGATTCGCGGGCTGGCCGCCGAACGCGCCGCCGATCGTCGCGAAGGGGGATGGCACAGGGTGGCAAGGGCATTCGCGCCGTCTTCGCCGCTGTTCCCGATCGGGCTCCGGGTGATGATCGGCAGCGCCGTGGCGGGCTGGACCTCGCTGGCGCTGGGCGTGGACCGGCCGTACTGGGCCGTGGTGACCGCGGCGGCGGTGTACGTCGCCAATACCGCGCTGTCGTGGCAGCGTGCGGTGCAGCGCGTGCTGGGCAATCTCGGTGGCGTGCTGCTGTTCACCGCGCTGGTGCCGATCATGGGCAGCCCCGTCGTGCTGGTCGTGATCGCGCTCGCGTGCCAGGTCGTGGTGGAGGCGACCGTCGCCCGTAACTATGCGCTGGCCACCCTGTTCATCACGCCGATGGCGCTGGTGATGACCGAGTACGCGATGCGCCATCCCGCACGGGAATTGGTGACCGACCGCTGGCTCGACACCTGCGTGGGCGCGGCCGTCGGCATGCTGGTCTGCTTCGCCGTCCCCAACCGGCGGGTATCCGGCCGGGTCGATGCGGCCCTGCGCGATCTCGAGACTGTCACCGGTGGTGCCGAGGCTGTCACCGGTGGTGCCGAGACCGGCTCCGGCGGTATCGGGTTCGGTTCCGGCGGTGCTGAGTTCGGCTCCGGTGATTCCGAGACCGGTTCCGGCAGTTCCGGGTTCGGTTCCGGCCGTACCGAGTTCGGCACGACGGGCAGCCCGGGCCCCGGCGATCGAGCCGCCCGGCGGGAGCGGTTGGCGACCGCGCTGGTGGAGTTGCGGGAATCGGCCGATACCGCGGCCGGGGAATGGTGGAGTCCGGCACTGCCGCAGGAGCGGATCGTCGCCGCCGAGCGCACGGGCCACCGCATGCTCGCGGAACTGTCGGCCCGGCCTACGGTCGCATCATGA
- a CDS encoding MarR family winged helix-turn-helix transcriptional regulator has product MDSSQSSGVDRSRAFAAGSASDADSIPAQGVSRTPPEDAVAGVLRLWAEVHPELDTEPIGVLGRINRCAALLQHVTDAPLGDAGLTRPEFDILSALRRVGAEMTPGRLARETFASPAAVTKRVRGLADRGLVTRRADGRDRRVAHIGLADEGRELVDRVLPQQLSYERALLSGLPPGDRAELAAILGDLLLLLEGRLGSLGH; this is encoded by the coding sequence ATGGATTCGTCGCAATCGTCCGGTGTGGATCGGTCGCGGGCGTTCGCGGCGGGTTCGGCATCGGACGCGGATTCGATACCGGCCCAGGGGGTGTCCCGTACACCGCCGGAGGATGCGGTTGCCGGGGTGTTGCGGTTGTGGGCCGAGGTGCATCCGGAACTCGATACCGAGCCGATCGGTGTTCTCGGGCGGATCAATCGGTGTGCGGCACTGCTGCAACACGTGACGGATGCGCCGCTGGGCGATGCCGGGTTGACCCGGCCCGAGTTCGACATCCTGAGCGCGCTGCGCCGGGTCGGAGCCGAAATGACGCCCGGCCGGCTCGCCCGGGAGACCTTCGCCTCGCCCGCCGCCGTCACGAAACGCGTTCGCGGCCTGGCGGATCGTGGCCTGGTCACCCGACGTGCCGACGGCCGCGACCGCCGCGTCGCCCACATCGGGCTTGCCGATGAGGGGCGGGAGCTGGTGGATCGAGTACTGCCGCAACAACTTTCCTACGAGCGTGCGCTGCTGTCCGGCCTGCCGCCCGGCGACCGCGCGGAATTGGCGGCGATCCTCGGCGACCTGCTGCTGTTGCTCGAGGGCCGCTTGGGCAGCCTGGGGCACTGA
- a CDS encoding glycosyltransferase family 4 protein — protein sequence MSSTPSGTDSILDRLRGSGSPLHIVMVAPPYFEVPPAGYGGVEAVVAQLADALVDRGHRVTLLGAGRTGTRADFVPVWEETLADRLGDPFPEVLNALKVRRIITEIAQNDRIDVVHDHTFAGPLNAPMYKVLGIPTVVTVHGPVDGDPQEYYRALDDTSHLVAISDRQRSLATELNWLGRVYNTIRPSEFPYQAEKQDFALFLGRYAPYKGPDLALEAAHAAHIPLVLAAKMNEAPEKEYFERSVRPLLTDSDVVFGEADSIAKRLLLSQAKCLLFPIRWEEPFGIVMIEAMACGTPVVALRGGAVDEVVESGVTGIICDDPAELPAAIAEIDRIDPAACRRRVVERFSDEHLGAGYEAVYYAALESAELPRIPAVPAGRRRDRTLSVASNG from the coding sequence ATGAGTAGTACCCCGTCCGGCACCGATTCCATCCTCGACCGGCTCCGCGGATCCGGATCGCCGCTGCACATCGTGATGGTGGCCCCGCCCTACTTCGAGGTGCCACCGGCCGGATACGGCGGCGTCGAGGCGGTGGTCGCCCAGCTCGCCGACGCGCTGGTCGACCGCGGACATCGGGTCACGCTGCTCGGCGCGGGGCGCACGGGGACCAGGGCCGATTTCGTGCCGGTGTGGGAGGAGACCCTCGCCGACCGGCTCGGCGATCCGTTCCCCGAAGTACTGAATGCGCTCAAGGTTCGTCGCATCATCACCGAGATCGCGCAGAACGACCGAATAGACGTCGTGCACGATCACACCTTCGCGGGACCGCTGAACGCGCCGATGTACAAGGTGCTCGGCATTCCGACCGTGGTGACCGTGCACGGTCCCGTCGACGGCGATCCGCAGGAATACTATCGAGCGCTGGACGATACGTCGCACCTGGTCGCCATCAGCGATCGGCAACGCAGCCTGGCGACCGAGCTGAATTGGCTTGGGCGCGTGTACAACACGATCCGGCCGAGCGAATTCCCCTACCAGGCCGAGAAGCAGGACTTCGCGTTGTTCCTGGGTCGGTATGCGCCGTACAAGGGTCCGGACCTGGCACTGGAAGCGGCGCATGCCGCACATATCCCACTGGTGCTGGCGGCGAAAATGAACGAGGCTCCCGAAAAGGAGTATTTCGAACGTTCGGTGCGTCCGCTGTTGACGGATAGCGACGTGGTATTCGGCGAAGCCGATTCAATTGCCAAGAGGCTGCTGCTTTCTCAAGCAAAATGTCTGCTGTTCCCGATCCGCTGGGAAGAGCCATTCGGAATCGTCATGATCGAGGCGATGGCCTGCGGCACACCCGTCGTGGCCCTGCGCGGTGGCGCGGTGGACGAGGTGGTCGAGTCGGGCGTCACCGGCATCATCTGCGACGACCCGGCCGAGCTGCCCGCCGCGATCGCCGAGATCGATCGCATCGACCCGGCCGCGTGCCGCCGCCGAGTGGTGGAACGCTTCTCCGACGAACACCTCGGCGCCGGCTACGAAGCCGTCTACTACGCCGCCCTCGAATCCGCGGAACTGCCCCGGATTCCGGCGGTGCCGGCCGGCCGCAGGCGCGACCGCACCCTGTCGGTCGCCAGCAACGGCTGA
- a CDS encoding DNA polymerase domain-containing protein, whose product MTGEETRLGVALTNLDKPLFDGANATKRDLIDYLEVVGERLVRGLRARPLSVVRIRPGQEPFMQKNLPKYTPEWVARVTVWAESSRREVTYALCDDVRTLLWFGNQRAIEYHPTLLLAEHATGPTHLVLDLDPPPGQHFRQAVRAAELVRTALRADGLAGAVKTSGAKGLHIFVPIEPGIAIEDAAAATRAVAARAERLDSDLATTAFIREDRGGKVFLDSTRAGGATVVAAYSPRVRPGTPVSFPLSWSALHDVTPGDFTIRTAARELGDRDPWEHEMPAPQPLPADLVEEGHTIPVARVQAMHEGKRRARARRAGDGHQAGPATSLE is encoded by the coding sequence GTGACCGGCGAGGAGACCCGGCTCGGCGTGGCGCTGACGAATCTGGACAAACCGCTGTTCGACGGCGCGAACGCCACCAAGCGCGATCTGATCGACTATCTCGAGGTGGTCGGCGAGCGGCTGGTGCGCGGGTTGCGCGCCCGGCCGCTGTCGGTGGTGCGCATCCGGCCCGGGCAGGAGCCGTTCATGCAGAAGAACCTGCCCAAGTACACGCCCGAGTGGGTGGCCCGGGTGACGGTGTGGGCGGAGAGTTCGCGGCGCGAGGTCACCTATGCCCTCTGCGACGACGTCCGCACGCTGCTGTGGTTCGGCAATCAGCGCGCGATCGAGTACCACCCCACCCTGCTGCTCGCCGAGCACGCCACCGGGCCGACCCATCTCGTCCTCGACCTGGATCCGCCACCCGGGCAGCACTTCCGGCAGGCCGTGCGCGCCGCGGAACTCGTGCGCACCGCCCTGCGCGCCGACGGCCTCGCGGGGGCGGTGAAGACCAGCGGCGCCAAGGGCCTGCACATATTCGTGCCGATCGAGCCCGGCATCGCGATCGAGGATGCCGCCGCGGCCACCCGCGCCGTGGCCGCCCGGGCCGAACGACTCGATTCGGACCTCGCCACCACCGCATTCATCCGGGAGGACCGCGGCGGCAAGGTGTTCCTCGATTCGACCCGCGCCGGCGGCGCGACCGTGGTCGCGGCGTACAGCCCGCGCGTGCGACCCGGGACGCCGGTGTCGTTCCCGCTGTCCTGGTCCGCGCTGCACGACGTGACCCCCGGCGATTTCACGATCCGCACGGCGGCACGGGAACTCGGCGATCGCGATCCGTGGGAGCACGAGATGCCCGCGCCGCAGCCACTTCCCGCCGACCTGGTCGAGGAGGGGCACACCATCCCGGTGGCCCGCGTGCAGGCGATGCACGAGGGCAAGCGCCGGGCCCGAGCCCGCCGAGCGGGTGACGGCCACCAAGCTGGTCCGGCGACCAGTCTGGAATGA
- a CDS encoding metallopeptidase, with the protein MAKRRVFTVLAVLALAAASLAGCTMTTSGRAVSIYDDPFKVAGLPTTSGPNGPRPGVPDTPMSAVGGDNGEIDKLALNAIEDIQGYWQAEYPREFDGRFTPVGKLYSWSAKAPKSQERQFCDESTYHLVNAAFCRLDNSIGWDREVLLPMMQESFGKMAVVMVLAHEYGHAIQTMSRLVGPKDPVIVKEQQADCFAGAFMRHVAEGNAPHFTVNTSDGLNSVLAATVAIRDANPDDPEAVHGSAFERVTAVQIGFTDGPKGCKAIDMKDINQRRKNLPQTFGESTGGPANLDLSKDSLIRLSKELAWIMPTARQPDYDYHGAELNCRDGANTAPVTYCPTTNTIGTDVAALAERGSPGTDERDGFPTRVSGDFDAYIVFVSRYTLAVQHNADQALTGAKTGLRAACLSGVITAKLGGQDPRFAPDDLVLSPGDLDKAVSGLLADGLAASDVEGNTVRSGFARVDAFRAGVLGNQQTCESRYA; encoded by the coding sequence GTGGCGAAACGCCGGGTATTCACCGTGCTGGCCGTGCTCGCGCTGGCGGCCGCATCCCTCGCCGGCTGCACCATGACGACCAGCGGCCGGGCGGTGTCGATCTACGACGACCCGTTCAAGGTGGCCGGACTGCCGACCACCAGCGGCCCGAACGGCCCCCGCCCGGGCGTCCCCGACACCCCGATGTCCGCCGTCGGCGGCGACAACGGCGAGATCGACAAGCTCGCCCTCAACGCCATCGAGGACATCCAAGGCTATTGGCAGGCCGAATATCCCCGCGAGTTCGACGGCCGCTTCACCCCGGTGGGCAAGCTCTACTCGTGGAGCGCGAAGGCGCCCAAGTCGCAGGAGCGCCAGTTCTGCGACGAGTCCACCTACCACCTGGTCAATGCCGCATTCTGTCGGCTGGACAACTCGATCGGCTGGGACCGCGAGGTGCTGCTGCCGATGATGCAGGAGAGCTTCGGCAAGATGGCGGTGGTGATGGTGCTGGCGCACGAATACGGCCACGCCATCCAGACAATGTCGCGCCTGGTGGGGCCCAAGGATCCGGTGATCGTCAAGGAACAGCAGGCCGACTGCTTCGCCGGCGCGTTCATGCGCCATGTCGCCGAGGGCAACGCCCCGCACTTCACCGTCAACACCTCCGACGGGCTGAACAGCGTGCTGGCCGCGACGGTGGCGATCCGCGACGCCAATCCGGACGATCCGGAGGCCGTGCACGGCTCGGCATTCGAGCGGGTGACGGCCGTGCAGATCGGCTTCACCGACGGCCCCAAGGGCTGCAAGGCGATCGATATGAAGGACATCAACCAGCGCCGCAAGAATCTGCCGCAGACGTTCGGCGAGAGCACCGGTGGCCCGGCGAATCTCGATCTGTCCAAGGACTCCCTGATCCGGCTCAGCAAGGAACTGGCCTGGATCATGCCGACCGCCCGCCAGCCGGACTACGACTACCACGGCGCCGAGCTGAACTGCCGCGACGGCGCCAACACCGCACCGGTCACCTATTGCCCCACCACCAACACGATCGGCACCGACGTGGCCGCCCTCGCCGAACGCGGTTCACCCGGCACCGACGAGCGCGACGGATTCCCGACCCGGGTGAGCGGCGACTTCGACGCCTACATCGTGTTCGTGTCCCGCTACACGCTGGCCGTGCAGCACAACGCCGATCAGGCCCTGACCGGGGCCAAGACCGGTCTGCGCGCGGCCTGCCTGTCCGGCGTGATCACCGCGAAGCTGGGCGGGCAGGATCCCCGGTTCGCCCCGGACGATCTCGTGCTGTCGCCGGGTGACCTGGACAAGGCCGTATCGGGCCTGCTGGCCGACGGCCTCGCGGCCAGCGACGTCGAGGGCAACACCGTGCGCAGCGGTTTCGCCCGCGTCGACGCGTTCCGCGCCGGTGTGCTGGGCAACCAGCAGACCTGCGAATCCCGCTACGCCTGA